One stretch of Armigeres subalbatus isolate Guangzhou_Male chromosome 2, GZ_Asu_2, whole genome shotgun sequence DNA includes these proteins:
- the LOC134210836 gene encoding uncharacterized protein LOC134210836, whose product MKYAKGQIRHILDLSKEEKRQFIKSFDTIMSDCDGVVWHFTGPIPNVDKALQLLKKKGKKLAFISNNGMRTMEEYKQKFLKLGIPSHELEIVHPALTTVRYLKAINMQDAVYCIATEVFKDYLRNEGFVVLDGPKEQFSDDRAADSVRVFTEYFEETESPKVGAVVMDLDCNVSLAHLMRAKCYLQRNPDCLLLAGATDYIVPLGGDKRDVIGPGYFLEVLERATGREALVLGKPGLALSQFILEQFNVTQPERTLFIGDMLMQDMGFGSRCGFQKLLLLSGGTSLEMLMAHKKPEELPDLYADSFADFIQVYKDISE is encoded by the exons ATGAAATACGCCAAAGGACAAATTCGCCACATTTTGGACCTGTCCAAGGAAGAGAAACGGCAGTTCATCAAATCATTCGACACCATCATGTCGGATTGTGATGGTGTTGTTTGGCATTTCACCGGTCCGATTCCCAATGTGGATAAAGCATTGCAACTCCTTAAGAAGAAAGGCAAGAAGCTGGCGTTCATCTCCAACAACGGCATGCGCACCATGGAGGAGTATAAGCAAAAGTTTCTCAAGCTGGGAATACCCTCCCATGAGCTGGAAATTGTCCATCCGGCGTTAACTACGGTTCGCTATCTGAAGGCAATCAACATGCAAGACGCAGTCTACTGCATTGCCACCGAGGTGTTCAAGGATTACTTGCGCAACGAAGGGTTCGTTGTTTTGGATGGG CCCAAGGAGCAATTCTCCGACGACAGAGCGGCCGATTCGGTTCGAGTGTTCACGGAGTACTTCGAAGAAACCGAAAGCCCCAAGGTTGGTGCCGTCGTGATGGATCTCGATTGCAACGTTTCGTTGGCCCATCTGATGCGCGCCAAATGTTATCTGCAGCGGAATCCTGACTGTTTGCTGCTTGCCGGCGCTACGGACTACATCGTACCTCTGGGCGGTGACAAGCGCGATGTGATTGGACCCGGTTACTTTTTGGAAGTGCTTGAACGAGCAACAGGCCGCGAAGCTTTGGTACTCGGAAAGCCAGGTCTAGCTCTATCCCAGTTCATTTTGGAACAGTTCAATGTAACACAACCGGAGAGAACGTTATTCATTGGGGATAT GCTCATGCAGGACATGGGATTCGGATCACGATGTGGTTTCCAGAAGCTGCTGCTGCTGAGCGGTGGCACCTCATTGGAAATGTTGATGGCTCATAAAAAGCCGGAAGAGCTGCCTGATTTGTACGCTGACAGCTTTGCTGATTTTATTCAGGTTTACAAAGATATTTCGGAATAA